One region of Ahniella affigens genomic DNA includes:
- a CDS encoding macro domain-containing protein — protein sequence MIRYVSGDILLSDAKAIAHGVAPNDDFGQGLAHTLRDNLPAMYKDFRHFCHTQHPKSGSLWTWGGAEGPRIVALFTQDGAYGHGAKPGKATTAHVNHALKELAKEVRQEGWTSLALPRLATGVGGLDWQEVKPLIEHHLGDLGIPVLVYETYRPQQAADEGLTQHAA from the coding sequence ATGATTCGATATGTGAGCGGCGACATCTTGTTGAGCGACGCCAAGGCCATTGCCCATGGCGTTGCCCCGAATGACGACTTTGGCCAAGGTCTGGCCCACACGCTGCGCGACAATCTGCCAGCGATGTACAAGGACTTTCGGCATTTCTGTCATACGCAACATCCGAAGTCCGGATCGCTCTGGACGTGGGGCGGCGCCGAAGGTCCGCGCATCGTCGCGTTGTTTACGCAGGACGGCGCCTACGGACATGGCGCCAAGCCGGGCAAAGCCACGACCGCGCATGTCAACCATGCGCTGAAAGAGCTTGCCAAGGAGGTGCGTCAAGAGGGCTGGACGAGCTTGGCATTGCCACGACTCGCCACAGGAGTCGGTGGCCTCGATTGGCAGGAGGTCAAACCGCTGATCGAACATCACCTCGGCGACCTGGGCATTCCGGTGTTGGTTTACGAGACCTATCGTCCGCAGCAGGCTGCAGACGAAGGCTTGACGCAGCACGCCGCGTGA
- a CDS encoding DUF1579 domain-containing protein encodes MTQTIPDDFDFIIGDWQVQHRRLDARLCGCGSWTEFTGTTSTRKTLGGFGNVEDNVLNLPEGSYRALAMRSYDAASRLWSIWWLDGRRPHHLDVPVVGAFADGVGTFFADDRLDGQAIRVRFTWYVERDGCPQWEQAFSADAGGTWETNWIMRFQRLS; translated from the coding sequence ATGACCCAAACCATCCCGGACGATTTTGATTTCATCATTGGTGATTGGCAGGTTCAGCACCGACGGCTTGATGCGCGACTGTGTGGTTGCGGCAGCTGGACGGAGTTCACAGGAACCACGTCCACGCGCAAGACCCTTGGTGGGTTTGGCAATGTCGAAGACAACGTGCTTAACCTGCCTGAAGGATCTTACCGAGCGTTAGCGATGCGCTCTTACGATGCGGCGTCGCGCCTGTGGTCAATCTGGTGGCTGGACGGGCGTCGACCACATCACTTGGATGTTCCCGTGGTGGGCGCCTTTGCCGACGGCGTCGGGACGTTCTTCGCGGACGATAGGTTGGATGGTCAGGCGATTCGCGTTCGGTTCACCTGGTATGTCGAACGCGATGGCTGTCCGCAGTGGGAGCAGGCATTCTCGGCCGACGCGGGGGGCACCTGGGAGACCAACTGGATCATGCGGTTTCAGCGCTTATCCTGA
- a CDS encoding threonine synthase, whose amino-acid sequence MARDSFVTHLACGLTGEQFASDVLQRVSSAGKPLLVRYDLAAIAQAVRREQLTQREPSIWRYRELLPLPLDQAPISLGELMTPLLSLPAETADLKLGQVLVKDESRLPTGSFKARGLVMAVNMAALFGVRAMAIPTNGNAGAAMAAYCARAGIAVHCFCPSDTPTANLREIALHGATLHRVDGMIDDCGKLVAAGEREGKWFSCATLREPYRIEGKKTMGLELAEQLGWQLPDAIFYPTGGGTGLIGMWKAFAELAALGWIAGKMPRMYAIQAAGCAPIVRAFDQNERFATRWEQAETVAHGIRVPAALGDFLILDAVRESGGAALAVSEQEIRTAWQDSAKRDGVLMCPEGAATLAGLRIAHTRGLVAPGERVVLFNCASAYKYDLPDIYSAT is encoded by the coding sequence ATGGCCAGAGATTCTTTCGTAACCCACCTCGCTTGCGGGCTGACTGGCGAGCAATTCGCGTCGGATGTCTTGCAGCGGGTGTCGTCAGCGGGAAAGCCGTTGTTGGTTCGCTACGACTTGGCGGCAATCGCCCAGGCTGTCCGACGCGAGCAGCTGACCCAACGCGAGCCATCGATCTGGCGATATCGCGAGCTTCTGCCGTTGCCTCTGGATCAAGCGCCTATCAGTCTGGGTGAGTTGATGACGCCCTTGCTGTCGCTACCTGCCGAAACAGCGGACCTGAAACTCGGTCAGGTGCTGGTCAAGGACGAGTCCCGATTGCCGACGGGATCCTTCAAGGCACGCGGTTTGGTCATGGCGGTCAACATGGCCGCGTTGTTTGGCGTACGCGCCATGGCGATCCCCACTAACGGCAACGCCGGCGCCGCGATGGCCGCCTATTGCGCGCGCGCTGGCATTGCCGTGCATTGCTTCTGCCCAAGCGACACACCTACCGCGAATCTTCGTGAGATTGCATTGCACGGCGCCACGTTGCACCGGGTGGATGGCATGATTGACGACTGCGGCAAACTCGTTGCCGCTGGTGAACGCGAAGGCAAGTGGTTCTCTTGTGCCACCTTGCGCGAGCCCTATCGAATCGAAGGCAAGAAGACGATGGGGCTCGAGCTGGCCGAGCAACTCGGCTGGCAGTTGCCAGATGCCATCTTCTACCCAACGGGTGGCGGCACCGGATTGATTGGGATGTGGAAAGCGTTCGCCGAGTTGGCTGCCTTGGGCTGGATCGCAGGCAAGATGCCGCGCATGTACGCCATTCAGGCCGCAGGGTGCGCGCCGATCGTGCGCGCATTTGACCAGAACGAACGTTTCGCAACCCGTTGGGAACAGGCCGAAACCGTGGCCCACGGCATTCGCGTGCCTGCTGCTTTGGGCGATTTCCTCATCCTGGATGCCGTTCGCGAGTCGGGCGGTGCGGCGCTTGCCGTCAGCGAGCAGGAGATTCGAACGGCCTGGCAAGACAGCGCGAAGCGCGACGGCGTACTAATGTGCCCGGAAGGCGCCGCAACACTCGCTGGGCTGCGGATTGCGCATACACGCGGCCTGGTCGCACCAGGCGAGCGCGTGGTGCTGTTCAATTGCGCGAGCGCGTACAAGTACGATCTGCCGGACATCTATTCCGCTACGTAA
- a CDS encoding toll/interleukin-1 receptor domain-containing protein translates to MIVTLCVGNAYAADRSWDAKSPWTEAEIEGLIAALGDPAESTRLNTLQMLAIDGYSYQDPRLVSKVAEALTSDDEDVRRAAISALRPAGTSASAHVNAVKEVLTGPESALLPAAVLTLGAISLAPSQDLAGVAELLKQPDVAVHDAVLQVLVAHPDAARGQAAALLSYAGRPVAAAQQAIQGQRQEHVGLVLGRLASTEPDILLPTIVAALTAASEPGTDALGMQRAGVVAALVAIEHADAFRELEPPLRAMVAPALLSQRQRLGGASEVRQLARIQQRDLEARLAVMAAAALLVMNPGDNNIRAFLNRSANGDYHDALVSALRWQTAAPDPALLRQAVLGYRMSSGQSLQAPEVQTLVTVVKANPAALAAFRPALTDTDQSVRVGALRLLGQIDLPLGPLADTLPRMAARPSAGPDDELESALATELLARNGLATSAQIDAVVAKLRHLTPDTPTLPLLTALAHTGLPTAWTAADSARLVAQTPTAERLLLAATSPNSHWTQEPVHWLKQLAALDGALAWSPGSREDALDLADALRRLGPLRGAAGLRPFLLGCIRRAERCDGLRSLAYRLFGHDRESRLLIVELSDHEDYEVRRDQWLRQQSTRDRIAAITGLLTPIADPDRTDRRLYSEAARKMLELIGQEHWTPADESALTTWRELLESVGETAYAEQIDRILRQIKGVSYLRWLGWLLLANAAFWCVVMLLYPRVRFLQSGLIWNRWVRRLLGLGYVGLLLRVVPALARRLFAPFRAALVPPGALTGFQTQSYYNRCQMRPARGRDQEPIPVESVLKTARGRVVLQGASGLGKTTLLRHLALQGDDTVMLLRALDCKEGVLRAIQSRLPVSAGDPDFLAALVQSGALILMIDGLNEASPDTRARIDHFLQSDYRGYFLLTTQPLNWEPPAQADVYDLLPLAESAIQEFLIQQWAALKSVQPDQSAYAQSVIAFIGGLQTAAGQGDELALRRLNALCNPMEAVLAAELLAKGQRPDTGRMLEQFFSLMRSDFKQIENREFPDAAFAERVYDWRLSSQAFIDVTGFEREAEFLRQHKLMRRREEEVPQRDGQRRIEAVWQFRHDRIMDYALLPAFLADHQDRQFKHWRDVRFNGVYDLLVERLPLEQARQLLSFLQDRAAESNDSALCLRLAAILREREGTLLGTIEQDYLATLEQIQHYASLDTEPGPDAHRELSARLSLQLQRTAGTPFPRRADIQQTLEALHQGRIWRALRLKRDLPAPTGDAEAPFDVFLSHNSKDKPAVRELAQALKADGLKVWYDEWELVPGRPIQEALENAMLRCRTAAVLVGADGFGPWEVPEMRGFLALAVERALPVIPVLLPGAPAKPALPLFLKQFLWVDLRSGVVGDNYDRMRWGITGIRPKTVLT, encoded by the coding sequence ATGATCGTTACCCTGTGCGTTGGCAATGCTTATGCCGCCGATCGATCATGGGATGCGAAATCACCTTGGACTGAAGCCGAGATTGAAGGCCTCATCGCGGCGCTTGGCGATCCTGCGGAAAGCACCCGTTTGAATACCCTGCAGATGCTTGCCATCGACGGATACTCGTACCAGGACCCGCGTCTGGTCAGCAAAGTGGCCGAAGCGCTGACATCCGATGACGAAGATGTGCGGCGTGCGGCGATCAGCGCGCTGCGACCCGCCGGAACGTCGGCAAGCGCGCACGTCAACGCGGTCAAGGAGGTACTGACGGGCCCGGAATCAGCGTTGCTGCCAGCTGCCGTTCTGACGCTTGGGGCCATCTCACTTGCTCCAAGTCAAGATCTTGCCGGGGTCGCCGAACTGCTCAAGCAGCCCGACGTCGCGGTGCACGATGCGGTGCTGCAAGTGTTAGTCGCACATCCCGATGCCGCACGCGGACAAGCTGCCGCATTGCTGTCCTACGCGGGACGCCCAGTGGCGGCAGCCCAACAAGCGATTCAGGGGCAGCGCCAGGAGCATGTTGGACTGGTTCTGGGCCGACTCGCCAGTACCGAGCCTGACATCTTGTTGCCGACGATTGTGGCGGCATTGACCGCTGCTTCAGAACCCGGAACTGACGCATTGGGCATGCAGCGCGCCGGGGTAGTGGCCGCCTTGGTGGCCATCGAACATGCTGACGCGTTCCGGGAACTTGAGCCGCCACTGCGAGCCATGGTGGCGCCGGCGCTTCTGTCGCAACGGCAGCGACTCGGAGGTGCCAGTGAGGTCAGACAATTGGCGCGCATCCAGCAACGCGATCTCGAAGCGCGTCTCGCTGTCATGGCGGCAGCCGCGCTCCTGGTCATGAATCCTGGTGACAACAACATTCGCGCGTTTCTGAATCGGTCGGCCAACGGCGACTATCACGACGCACTGGTTTCGGCTTTGCGCTGGCAGACCGCAGCGCCCGATCCGGCATTGCTGCGGCAGGCCGTGCTTGGGTACAGGATGAGCAGCGGACAGTCGCTGCAGGCGCCCGAAGTCCAAACGCTGGTGACCGTGGTCAAAGCGAATCCAGCAGCGCTGGCGGCGTTCAGACCGGCTTTGACGGATACTGATCAATCCGTGCGAGTGGGCGCGCTGCGGTTGCTTGGGCAAATTGATCTGCCGCTTGGTCCCTTGGCTGACACCTTGCCGCGCATGGCCGCGCGGCCCAGCGCCGGGCCAGACGATGAACTCGAATCTGCGCTCGCGACGGAGCTCTTGGCACGCAACGGTTTGGCGACCTCGGCACAGATCGACGCGGTGGTAGCGAAGCTCAGGCACTTAACACCTGACACCCCGACGCTGCCCTTGTTGACTGCACTGGCTCATACTGGTCTGCCCACAGCGTGGACCGCGGCCGATTCCGCTCGCCTGGTCGCTCAAACGCCGACGGCTGAGCGCTTGCTGCTTGCGGCGACCAGCCCGAACTCCCATTGGACGCAAGAGCCGGTTCATTGGTTGAAGCAACTGGCCGCGCTCGACGGCGCACTGGCTTGGAGTCCAGGCTCTCGCGAGGATGCTCTGGATCTTGCCGACGCGCTTCGACGCCTGGGGCCGCTCCGTGGCGCGGCCGGATTGCGGCCGTTTCTGCTTGGCTGTATCCGTCGTGCCGAGCGTTGCGATGGCCTGCGGAGCCTGGCCTATCGCTTGTTTGGGCACGATCGCGAAAGCCGCTTGTTGATCGTCGAACTCAGCGATCATGAAGACTATGAAGTCCGAAGGGATCAGTGGCTGCGCCAGCAATCGACTCGCGATCGGATTGCAGCCATCACCGGTCTGCTGACGCCGATTGCTGATCCAGATCGCACTGATCGGCGCCTGTACAGCGAGGCCGCGCGAAAAATGCTCGAGCTGATTGGCCAGGAGCACTGGACACCTGCCGACGAGTCGGCGTTGACGACTTGGCGGGAGTTACTTGAGTCTGTCGGCGAGACGGCCTATGCCGAGCAGATCGACCGGATCCTCCGGCAGATCAAGGGCGTCAGCTACTTGCGGTGGCTCGGATGGCTTCTACTTGCTAACGCGGCGTTCTGGTGCGTGGTGATGTTGCTGTATCCAAGAGTGCGATTCCTGCAAAGCGGCTTGATCTGGAATCGATGGGTGCGCCGTTTGTTGGGATTGGGCTATGTGGGGTTGCTATTGCGCGTCGTGCCAGCGTTGGCCAGGCGATTGTTCGCGCCGTTTCGAGCCGCTTTGGTGCCGCCCGGCGCGTTGACTGGGTTTCAGACGCAGAGCTACTACAACCGCTGCCAGATGCGTCCGGCTCGTGGTCGTGACCAAGAACCGATTCCGGTCGAGTCCGTACTCAAAACAGCACGTGGGCGGGTAGTGTTGCAGGGGGCGTCCGGGCTCGGCAAAACGACACTCCTGCGGCACTTGGCGCTGCAAGGCGACGATACGGTCATGCTGCTTCGCGCGCTCGATTGCAAAGAGGGCGTGCTGCGCGCGATTCAATCGCGTCTTCCGGTGTCGGCAGGCGATCCAGATTTTCTTGCGGCGCTCGTACAGTCTGGAGCGCTCATACTGATGATTGACGGGTTGAATGAAGCGAGTCCGGATACACGGGCGCGGATCGACCATTTTCTGCAGTCGGACTATCGCGGTTACTTCCTGTTGACCACGCAGCCGCTCAATTGGGAACCACCGGCGCAGGCGGATGTTTATGACTTGCTGCCGTTGGCCGAATCGGCGATTCAAGAATTTCTGATTCAGCAGTGGGCCGCATTGAAGTCGGTGCAGCCGGATCAGTCGGCCTACGCGCAATCCGTCATCGCGTTCATCGGTGGATTGCAGACAGCGGCCGGGCAGGGCGATGAATTGGCACTGCGCCGACTGAATGCGCTCTGCAACCCGATGGAAGCGGTGTTGGCTGCGGAGCTGTTGGCGAAGGGGCAGCGTCCTGATACCGGGCGCATGTTGGAGCAGTTCTTCTCGCTGATGCGAAGTGACTTCAAGCAAATCGAGAATCGCGAGTTTCCTGACGCGGCGTTTGCCGAGCGGGTATACGACTGGCGGCTGTCGAGTCAGGCGTTCATTGACGTCACCGGGTTTGAGCGCGAGGCTGAATTCTTAAGACAGCACAAACTGATGCGCCGGCGCGAAGAGGAAGTGCCGCAACGGGATGGCCAACGACGTATCGAAGCGGTTTGGCAGTTCCGCCATGACCGAATCATGGACTATGCCTTGTTGCCAGCATTCCTGGCGGACCATCAGGACCGTCAGTTCAAACATTGGCGAGACGTGCGGTTCAATGGCGTCTACGATCTGTTGGTCGAGCGGTTGCCGCTGGAACAAGCACGGCAGCTGCTGTCGTTTCTACAGGATCGGGCCGCTGAGTCGAATGATTCGGCACTGTGCTTGCGGCTCGCGGCAATATTGCGCGAACGCGAAGGGACGCTGCTCGGCACCATCGAGCAGGATTATCTGGCCACGCTTGAGCAAATCCAGCACTACGCGAGCTTGGATACCGAACCCGGTCCCGATGCGCACCGTGAGTTGTCGGCGCGTTTGTCGCTGCAGTTGCAGCGCACGGCGGGTACGCCATTTCCGCGCCGCGCAGACATTCAGCAGACACTCGAAGCGCTGCATCAGGGACGCATCTGGCGGGCGCTGCGCTTGAAGCGGGATCTGCCCGCACCAACGGGCGACGCCGAAGCACCATTCGATGTGTTCCTGAGCCACAACAGCAAAGACAAACCCGCAGTGCGCGAACTGGCGCAGGCGCTCAAGGCTGACGGTTTGAAGGTGTGGTACGACGAGTGGGAGTTGGTGCCAGGCCGCCCGATTCAAGAAGCGCTGGAGAATGCCATGTTGCGCTGTCGTACGGCGGCTGTATTAGTCGGCGCCGATGGCTTTGGACCTTGGGAAGTTCCTGAAATGCGCGGATTCCTGGCGTTGGCGGTTGAGCGCGCGTTGCCCGTGATTCCCGTGTTGCTCCCAGGCGCGCCCGCAAAGCCGGCGTTGCCGCTGTTCTTGAAACAGTTCCTCTGGGTGGATTTGCGCAGCGGCGTGGTCGGCGACAATTACGACCGCATGCGCTGGGGCATCACGGGCATCCGGCCAAAAACCGTCTTGACTTGA
- a CDS encoding M14 family zinc carboxypeptidase, protein MGRRPTISKQALSLMLLGASAGLHAQALLPTDIEVVRVETRDAAIIQRLAVDQGHLIVDRRKGLVVFDADAKARDNLRSMGLNWTIDQEATRALTSAQARFGNQLSSIPGFSCYRTVSETKTRLAALALQYPTFAEVVDIGDTWEKSSGHPSGGEDLLVLKLGNSAVLGDKPKVFVMSSVHAREYTPAELTLRFAEMLLANKDTDPEIAWMLDHQEFHFLVHANPDGRKQAETGLSWRKNTNTAYCSAGSTSRGADLNRNWPFKWGSVPNDGGSSSSACDYTYRGPLAASEPETQATIAYVRGIFGDHRGPGDTDPADTDTPGLFFDLHSYSQLVLWPWGWTNNSAPNAAALESLGRRFAKLNSYTPQAIIDLYPTDGTTADTVYGELGVASYSFEFGTAFFQDCALFENNILPNNLAALKLASRAARAPYQVAHGPDVDSVQLVPDIALPGEVVMLYARADDTRFSNANGGTQTAQPVASALGWIGTPPWMPGATASAATAVDGNFDTPVEVVQAPLSTTGLPLGRHLAWVQARDADAQDGPWSAGFITVADANSIGTLSGTVRSVATGLPIAGAQFGAASYRALTDGTGHYERRLPVGAYQPTVSAPEFESQTLPTVSIVGGSAATLDISLYALCDRLTVDAENGNQNWTPQLPWAITSAPTTQTGSRAFTDSPSGNYGNSLNLSLTSPAIDLSGYQQVVLSFDSYCDTEAGWDFGNVETSVDGGSTWSTPLWRCSGDPTLRHVSLNLPALDNISNARVRFRFTTDTNTVDDGWYVDNIRVIAGGAACRSTQTGEFADGFE, encoded by the coding sequence ATGGGTCGACGCCCGACCATTTCTAAGCAAGCACTCTCCCTGATGCTACTGGGCGCCAGTGCTGGGCTGCATGCGCAGGCCTTGCTGCCAACCGACATCGAAGTGGTCCGTGTCGAAACCCGGGACGCGGCGATCATTCAGCGCCTGGCGGTTGATCAAGGGCACCTGATTGTCGACCGGCGCAAAGGCCTGGTTGTGTTTGATGCCGACGCCAAAGCCCGAGACAATCTCCGTTCGATGGGGCTCAATTGGACCATTGATCAGGAGGCCACGCGCGCGCTGACGTCTGCGCAAGCGAGATTCGGTAATCAGTTAAGCAGCATCCCGGGCTTCAGTTGTTACCGAACCGTCAGCGAAACCAAGACTCGTCTCGCGGCACTTGCGCTGCAGTATCCAACATTTGCCGAAGTCGTTGATATTGGCGATACGTGGGAGAAATCTTCTGGGCATCCGAGCGGCGGCGAAGACTTGTTGGTCTTGAAGCTCGGCAACAGCGCGGTTTTGGGCGACAAGCCCAAAGTATTTGTGATGAGCTCAGTGCATGCGCGTGAGTACACGCCGGCGGAGCTCACACTCAGATTTGCGGAAATGCTCCTCGCGAACAAGGACACGGATCCAGAAATCGCATGGATGCTCGATCATCAAGAATTCCATTTTCTGGTGCACGCCAATCCCGACGGGCGCAAGCAAGCTGAAACCGGCTTGTCGTGGCGAAAAAATACCAATACGGCCTATTGCAGCGCCGGCAGCACGAGTCGGGGTGCCGACTTGAACCGGAACTGGCCGTTCAAATGGGGCAGCGTGCCGAATGATGGCGGCTCCAGCAGCAGTGCCTGCGACTATACCTATCGCGGTCCGTTGGCCGCCTCTGAACCCGAGACGCAAGCAACGATCGCCTACGTGCGTGGGATTTTCGGTGATCACCGTGGTCCGGGTGATACAGATCCGGCGGACACTGACACGCCTGGCTTGTTCTTCGATCTCCACAGTTATAGCCAACTGGTGCTGTGGCCCTGGGGTTGGACCAACAATTCGGCACCTAACGCAGCAGCGCTGGAATCGCTCGGTCGGCGCTTTGCGAAATTGAACAGCTACACGCCGCAAGCGATCATCGATCTCTACCCGACCGACGGTACGACCGCCGACACGGTCTACGGCGAACTGGGCGTGGCGAGCTATTCGTTCGAATTTGGCACCGCCTTCTTCCAGGATTGCGCGCTGTTTGAAAACAATATCCTGCCAAACAATCTGGCCGCCTTGAAACTAGCGTCTCGCGCTGCCCGCGCCCCGTATCAGGTCGCTCACGGCCCGGATGTCGACAGTGTCCAGTTGGTCCCCGACATCGCGCTTCCTGGCGAAGTGGTAATGCTCTACGCACGCGCCGACGACACCCGATTCTCCAATGCAAATGGCGGCACCCAAACCGCCCAGCCCGTCGCCAGTGCGCTGGGTTGGATCGGCACGCCACCTTGGATGCCCGGCGCTACCGCGAGCGCTGCCACCGCAGTAGACGGCAACTTCGATACGCCGGTTGAAGTCGTGCAGGCGCCCCTTTCAACGACTGGCCTGCCGCTCGGGCGACATCTCGCTTGGGTCCAGGCTCGCGACGCTGACGCGCAGGATGGTCCTTGGTCCGCAGGCTTCATCACTGTTGCTGACGCAAATAGCATTGGCACACTGAGTGGCACGGTGCGCAGCGTCGCCACTGGTCTGCCGATCGCCGGCGCCCAGTTCGGGGCGGCGAGCTATCGCGCGCTTACCGATGGCACCGGGCATTATGAGCGGCGCTTACCGGTGGGGGCCTATCAACCCACCGTCAGCGCGCCTGAATTTGAATCACAAACGCTTCCGACCGTCAGCATCGTCGGTGGTAGCGCCGCGACGTTGGACATCTCACTGTACGCACTTTGTGACCGTTTGACGGTCGATGCCGAGAATGGCAATCAGAACTGGACGCCACAACTCCCGTGGGCGATAACCTCGGCGCCAACCACCCAAACCGGCTCGCGCGCGTTCACTGATTCCCCCTCCGGCAACTATGGCAACTCGCTGAATCTCAGTTTGACATCGCCAGCGATCGACTTGAGTGGCTACCAGCAAGTGGTTCTGAGCTTCGACTCCTACTGCGATACCGAAGCCGGCTGGGACTTTGGCAATGTTGAAACGAGCGTCGACGGCGGTTCCACGTGGTCCACGCCGCTCTGGCGCTGCAGTGGCGACCCGACCTTGCGCCATGTCTCACTCAATCTTCCCGCGCTGGACAACATCAGCAATGCGCGCGTGCGGTTCCGTTTCACCACCGACACAAACACCGTTGACGACGGTTGGTACGTTGACAACATTCGTGTAATCGCTGGCGGCGCGGCATGCCGCAGCACACAGACCGGTGAGTTTGCTGACGGCTTTGAATGA